A region from the Nostoc sp. HK-01 genome encodes:
- a CDS encoding glutaminase, which produces MSKLDKLTTTDLAAWVQQVKIQTVQGKVCDRIPQLSVVNPTWFAVHICCVSEQTYSSGDTDCVFPLMSVIKAFSFLYLLENMGTDTVLQWVGVEPSDAAFNSLDQLIADNGHPRNPMINSGAITLADKLPGKTASDRTSHLCQWLNQLTGSQVYLDEVMLASVRASRSPINQAITNYLAEKNRLDNPEIALDTYEQICCISGRVEDLALLGKALACGNNLQHHRIVNAVMLMCGLYQDSAKFALRIGLPMKSGISGAMLAIVPNTGAIACYSPALDTVGNSVAAIAFIEALAQKLELSIF; this is translated from the coding sequence TTGAGCAAACTGGATAAACTTACTACCACTGATTTGGCTGCTTGGGTGCAACAAGTTAAGATTCAGACTGTACAGGGTAAAGTGTGCGATCGCATCCCACAATTATCTGTAGTTAATCCTACTTGGTTTGCGGTTCACATCTGCTGTGTCTCAGAACAAACTTATAGTTCAGGCGATACAGATTGTGTGTTTCCCTTGATGAGTGTCATCAAAGCATTTTCCTTTCTATATCTGCTAGAAAATATGGGAACGGACACCGTTTTACAATGGGTTGGGGTTGAACCGTCGGATGCTGCTTTTAATTCTTTAGATCAATTGATTGCTGATAACGGCCATCCCCGTAATCCCATGATTAATAGTGGTGCAATTACTTTAGCTGATAAATTACCAGGAAAAACTGCAAGTGATCGCACTTCACATCTTTGTCAATGGTTAAATCAGTTAACAGGTTCCCAAGTGTATTTAGATGAAGTCATGCTGGCTTCAGTACGTGCTTCACGTTCACCAATTAACCAAGCAATCACCAATTATCTCGCAGAAAAAAATCGTCTTGACAATCCTGAAATAGCTCTTGACACCTACGAACAAATATGCTGTATCTCAGGCAGAGTAGAAGATTTAGCTTTGTTAGGAAAAGCCTTAGCTTGTGGAAATAATTTACAGCATCACCGGATAGTTAACGCCGTGATGTTGATGTGTGGACTTTACCAAGACTCGGCTAAGTTCGCTCTCAGAATTGGTTTACCGATGAAATCAGGCATTAGTGGTGCCATGTTAGCCATAGTACCAAACACCGGAGCGATCGCTTGCTACAGTCCCGCCTTAGATACAGTCGGAAATTCCGTAGCGGCGATCGCTTTTATTGAAGCTTTAGCCCAAAAATTAGAATTGAGTATCTTTTAA
- a CDS encoding proton-translocating NADH-quinone oxidoreductase, chain N: protein MDFANLASQLNAGTILPEGIVIVTLLGVLIVDLILGRTSARWIGYLAIAGLLAAIVALCYQWDAINPISFSGGFTGDDLSIVFRGIIALSAVVTILMSIRYVEQSGTALAEFIAILLTATLGGMFLSGASELVMIFISLETLSISSYLLTGYTKRDPRSNEAALKYLLIGAASTAVFLYGVSLLYGLSGGQTELSAIANGIITAKVSQSLGLVISLVFIIAGIGFKISAAPFHQWTPDVYEGAPTPVIAFLSVGSKAAGFALAIRLLTTVFPMVADEWRFVFTALAILSMILGNVVALAQTSMKRMLAYSSIAQAGFVMIGLIAGTEAGYASMVFYLLVYLFMNLCGFTCVILFSLRTGTDQINEYSGLYQKDPLLTLGLSIALLSLGGIPPLAGFFGKIYLFWAGWQAGLYGLVLLGLVTSVVSIYYYIRVVKMMVVKEPQEMSDVVKNYPEVRWDLPGLRPLQVGLVVSLIATTIAGILSNPLFTLANNSISHTQILQATITKVSTVPLEEPEKL from the coding sequence ATGGATTTTGCTAATCTTGCATCCCAGTTGAATGCTGGAACAATTCTGCCAGAGGGAATTGTGATTGTTACCCTCTTAGGGGTTTTGATTGTTGATTTGATTTTGGGGCGTACATCCGCACGCTGGATTGGATATCTAGCGATCGCAGGTTTACTAGCTGCAATTGTCGCCCTGTGCTATCAATGGGACGCTATCAACCCCATCTCTTTTAGTGGTGGCTTCACTGGTGATGACCTCAGTATTGTGTTTCGCGGTATTATCGCGTTGTCTGCCGTTGTCACGATATTGATGTCAATTCGCTACGTTGAACAGAGTGGTACAGCCTTAGCCGAATTCATCGCAATTTTGCTGACTGCTACCCTGGGAGGAATGTTCTTATCTGGCGCTAGTGAGTTAGTGATGATTTTCATCTCACTAGAAACTTTAAGTATTTCCTCTTATCTGCTGACAGGCTATACCAAGCGCGATCCTCGTTCTAACGAAGCGGCGTTGAAATATCTGTTGATTGGTGCTGCTAGTACAGCAGTATTTTTATACGGCGTTTCGTTGCTGTACGGTTTATCGGGTGGTCAAACAGAATTAAGTGCGATCGCCAACGGTATCATCACAGCCAAAGTTAGCCAATCCCTCGGTTTGGTGATTTCGCTCGTTTTCATCATTGCAGGTATTGGCTTCAAAATTTCCGCTGCACCCTTTCACCAGTGGACACCAGACGTTTATGAAGGCGCTCCAACTCCAGTTATTGCCTTTTTATCTGTTGGTTCCAAAGCCGCTGGGTTTGCTTTAGCCATCCGCCTACTAACTACCGTCTTCCCAATGGTGGCTGACGAATGGAGATTTGTGTTTACAGCCCTCGCCATTCTCAGCATGATCTTGGGTAATGTGGTGGCTCTCGCACAAACTAGCATGAAACGGATGCTGGCTTATTCATCCATTGCTCAAGCTGGGTTTGTGATGATTGGCTTGATTGCTGGTACAGAGGCGGGATACGCCAGTATGGTATTTTATCTGCTGGTTTATTTGTTTATGAACCTGTGCGGTTTCACCTGCGTGATTCTCTTCTCCCTACGCACCGGAACCGACCAAATTAACGAGTACTCAGGTTTATATCAAAAAGACCCACTGTTGACATTAGGCTTGAGTATTGCCTTGCTCTCACTAGGCGGTATTCCACCACTAGCGGGATTTTTTGGCAAAATCTACTTGTTCTGGGCTGGTTGGCAAGCTGGTCTTTATGGCTTAGTTTTGCTAGGTTTGGTAACTAGTGTTGTCTCCATCTATTACTACATTCGTGTAGTCAAAATGATGGTAGTTAAAGAACCCCAAGAAATGTCCGACGTAGTGAAAAACTATCCCGAAGTACGTTGGGATTTACCTGGATTAAGACCTTTACAAGTAGGGTTAGTAGTCAGCTTAATTGCGACTACCATAGCCGGGATTTTGTCAAATCCACTGTTCACCTTAGCGAACAATTCCATTTCTCACACGCAAATCTTACAAGCAACAATTACTAAAGTGAGTACAGTTCCTCTAGAAGAACCAGAAAAGCTGTAG
- the psaB_2 gene encoding photosystem I core protein A2 translates to MATKFPKFSQDLAQDPTTRRIWYAIAMGNDFESHDGMTEENLYQKIFATHFGHLAIIFLWASSLLFHVAWQGNFEQWIKDPLHVRPIAHAIWDPHFGKPAIEAFTQAGASNPVNIAYSGVYHWWYTIGMRTNQELYVGSLGLLLFAALFLFAGWLHLQPKFRPSLAWFKSAESRLNHHLAGLFGVSSLAWAGHLIHVAIPESRGQHVGWDNFLSTAPHPAGLQPFFTGNWSVYAQNPDTAGHVFSTSTGAGTAILTFLGGFHPQTESLWLTDMAHHHLAIAVLFIVAGHMYRTNFGIGHSIKEMMNAKTFFGKKVEGPFNMPHQGIYDTYNNSLHFQLGWHLACLGVVTSLVAQHMYSLPAYAFIAKDYTTQAALYTHHQYIAIFLMVGAFAHGAIFWVRDYDPEQNKGNVLERVLQHKEAIISHLSWVSLFLGFHTLGLYVHNDVVVAFGTPEKQILIEPVFAQFIQAAHGKVLYGLDTLLSNPDSVAYTAYPNYANVWLPGWLDAINSGTNSLFLTIGPGDFLVHHAIALGLHTTTLILVKGALDARGSKLMPDKKDFGYAFPCDGPGRGGTCDISAWDSFYLALFWALNTVGWLTFYWHWKHLGIWQGNVAQFNENSTYLMGWFRDYLWANSAQLINGYNPYGMNNLSVWAWMFLFGHLVWATGFMFLISWRGYWQELIETLVWAHERTPLANLVRWKDKPVALSIVQARLVGLAHFTVGYVLTYAAFLIASTAGKFG, encoded by the coding sequence ATGGCAACAAAATTTCCAAAATTTAGCCAGGATCTCGCACAGGACCCAACTACGCGTCGCATTTGGTATGCGATCGCGATGGGCAATGATTTTGAAAGCCATGATGGCATGACCGAGGAAAATCTTTACCAAAAGATTTTCGCTACCCACTTCGGACATCTGGCAATCATCTTCCTCTGGGCTTCTAGCCTCCTGTTCCATGTAGCCTGGCAAGGTAACTTTGAACAGTGGATTAAAGATCCTCTACACGTCCGCCCAATTGCCCATGCGATTTGGGATCCCCACTTCGGTAAACCCGCAATTGAAGCTTTTACCCAAGCTGGTGCTAGTAATCCTGTAAACATTGCTTACTCTGGTGTCTACCACTGGTGGTACACCATCGGTATGCGGACAAACCAAGAACTGTATGTTGGTTCACTTGGTCTGTTACTATTCGCTGCCCTGTTCTTATTTGCTGGTTGGTTGCACTTGCAACCCAAGTTCCGCCCCAGCCTCGCTTGGTTCAAGAGTGCTGAATCTCGCCTAAACCACCACCTTGCTGGTTTGTTCGGCGTTAGCTCTCTAGCTTGGGCTGGTCACTTGATTCACGTTGCTATCCCCGAATCTCGCGGACAGCACGTAGGTTGGGACAACTTCTTAAGCACTGCCCCCCACCCAGCAGGTTTGCAGCCATTCTTTACAGGTAACTGGAGCGTTTACGCTCAAAACCCAGATACAGCTGGTCATGTATTTAGTACATCCACTGGTGCTGGTACAGCGATTCTGACCTTCTTAGGTGGTTTCCATCCTCAGACAGAATCTCTGTGGTTGACCGACATGGCTCACCACCATTTGGCGATCGCCGTATTGTTCATCGTTGCTGGTCACATGTACCGTACCAACTTTGGTATTGGTCACAGTATCAAAGAAATGATGAATGCCAAAACTTTCTTTGGCAAAAAAGTTGAAGGGCCATTCAACATGCCTCACCAAGGCATTTATGACACCTACAACAACTCCCTGCACTTCCAATTAGGTTGGCACCTAGCTTGTTTAGGTGTTGTTACCTCCTTGGTAGCGCAACACATGTACTCCTTGCCTGCTTACGCGTTCATCGCTAAGGACTACACCACCCAAGCAGCGCTTTACACCCACCACCAGTACATTGCAATTTTCCTGATGGTTGGTGCGTTTGCCCACGGTGCAATTTTCTGGGTACGTGACTACGACCCCGAACAAAACAAAGGCAACGTGCTGGAGCGCGTATTACAGCACAAAGAAGCGATTATCTCTCACCTCAGCTGGGTATCGCTGTTCTTGGGCTTCCATACCCTCGGTTTGTACGTTCATAACGACGTAGTAGTTGCTTTCGGTACTCCTGAAAAGCAAATCCTGATCGAGCCAGTATTTGCTCAATTCATTCAAGCTGCTCACGGTAAAGTGCTTTACGGCTTAGACACCTTGTTGTCTAACCCCGACAGTGTTGCTTACACAGCTTATCCCAACTATGCAAACGTTTGGTTGCCCGGTTGGTTAGATGCCATTAACTCTGGCACCAATTCCTTGTTCTTAACAATTGGCCCTGGCGATTTCTTGGTACACCATGCGATCGCACTAGGTCTGCACACAACCACCCTCATCCTAGTCAAAGGTGCTTTGGATGCTCGTGGTTCTAAATTAATGCCAGACAAAAAAGACTTCGGCTACGCATTCCCTTGCGATGGCCCTGGTCGTGGCGGTACTTGCGACATCTCCGCTTGGGACTCCTTCTACTTAGCTCTGTTCTGGGCATTAAACACAGTAGGTTGGTTAACCTTCTACTGGCACTGGAAACACCTGGGTATTTGGCAAGGTAACGTTGCTCAGTTCAACGAAAACTCTACCTACCTAATGGGCTGGTTCCGTGATTACCTGTGGGCTAACTCTGCACAGTTGATCAACGGTTACAACCCCTACGGTATGAACAACCTGTCTGTTTGGGCTTGGATGTTCCTCTTCGGACACCTAGTTTGGGCAACTGGCTTCATGTTCCTCATCTCTTGGAGAGGATACTGGCAAGAGTTGATCGAAACCTTGGTTTGGGCGCACGAGCGTACTCCTCTAGCTAACCTAGTTCGCTGGAAAGACAAGCCTGTTGCACTCTCCATTGTTCAAGCTCGTTTGGTTGGTCTAGCTCACTTCACCGTTGGCTATGTCCTCACCTACGCCGCCTTCCTCATCGCCTCCACTGCTGGTAAGTTCGGTTGA
- the fabG gene encoding 3-oxoacyl-[acyl-carrier protein] reductase yields MEVLPENLQSLKGKVAIVTGGSRGIGKAIALELAKYGASVAVNYASSSTAADEVVTDITAVGGQAIALQADVSQADQVEALINATTEKFGRVDILVNNAGITRDTLLLRMKPEEWQAVIDLNLTGVFLCTRAVSKIMLKQRFGRIINIASVAGQMGNPGQANYSAAKAGVIGFTKTVAKELATRGITVNAVAPGFITTDMTSNLSNTEEILKFIPLGRYGQPEEVAGMVRFLAADAAANYITGQVFNVDGGMVM; encoded by the coding sequence ATGGAAGTTTTGCCAGAAAACTTGCAAAGTCTCAAAGGAAAAGTAGCAATCGTTACTGGTGGATCGCGGGGCATTGGAAAGGCGATCGCACTCGAATTAGCAAAATATGGAGCTAGTGTAGCGGTTAATTATGCTAGTTCCAGTACAGCAGCAGATGAGGTAGTTACCGATATTACTGCTGTTGGTGGACAGGCGATCGCATTGCAAGCTGATGTTTCGCAAGCAGATCAAGTAGAGGCACTAATCAACGCCACCACAGAAAAATTTGGTCGAGTTGATATCTTAGTTAACAATGCCGGAATTACCCGCGACACCTTACTTTTGCGGATGAAGCCAGAAGAATGGCAAGCCGTAATTGACTTGAACCTGACTGGCGTTTTCTTATGTACCCGTGCCGTTAGCAAAATTATGCTCAAGCAACGTTTTGGGCGAATTATTAATATTGCCTCTGTCGCTGGACAAATGGGCAACCCTGGCCAAGCAAATTACAGTGCTGCCAAAGCAGGAGTCATTGGCTTTACTAAAACAGTTGCTAAAGAACTCGCTACTCGCGGGATCACAGTGAATGCAGTCGCCCCTGGTTTTATTACCACCGATATGACCAGCAATCTCAGCAACACCGAAGAAATTTTAAAATTTATCCCTCTTGGTCGCTATGGGCAACCAGAAGAGGTAGCTGGGATGGTGCGCTTCCTTGCTGCCGATGCCGCCGCCAATTACATTACAGGGCAAGTTTTCAATGTCGATGGTGGCATGGTGATGTAA
- a CDS encoding thioredoxin: MATKKHFNSFEEMLSGSDVPVLVDFYAEWCGPCKMMGPILDQVNAQLKDRLRIVKIDTEKYTELASQYRIEALPTLMLFKEGKPVDKIEGVLQAPQLVQHLQNLI, translated from the coding sequence ATGGCCACTAAAAAACATTTCAACAGTTTTGAAGAAATGCTTTCTGGTTCTGATGTACCTGTATTAGTAGATTTTTACGCTGAATGGTGTGGCCCTTGCAAAATGATGGGGCCGATTTTAGATCAAGTAAATGCTCAATTAAAAGACCGTCTACGCATTGTTAAAATTGACACAGAAAAATACACCGAATTGGCTAGTCAATATCGTATTGAAGCCCTGCCAACACTCATGTTATTCAAAGAGGGTAAGCCTGTAGATAAAATTGAAGGAGTGTTACAGGCACCCCAGTTAGTGCAGCATCTCCAAAATTTAATTTAG
- a CDS encoding redoxin domain-containing protein — translation MTPRVRAPEFPQNYTWLNTDKPLSLKQLRGRVVILDFWTYCCINCLHILPDLKYLEHKYKDSITVIGVHSAKFDNEQETENIRQAILRHDIEHPVLVDQNFRVWQEYTVRAWPIFMIIDPEGYVVGYVSGEGKREVLDELIAKVIEEHQQKSTINFQEINHILEKQQQPIISPLAFPGKVLATPIGLFIADSGHHRLVISNFDGEVLHIIGTGQPGLTDGSFSEAQFSAPQGMVFDSENQILFVTDTENHALRRIDLHRQMVETIAGTGEQSRNIHPHSGVGLETALNSPWDLVKSGNTLFIAMAGSHQIWQMNLATNIIKTYAGTGAEGCVDGSLIESAFAQPSGMTTDGQELYIADSEISTIRSVEIVEPYQVTTICGSQQLFGFGDVDGQSTDVRLQHCMAVEYAENFLWVADTYNHKIKLVSPSTGNCQTILGNGLAGLQNGQGKNSRFFEPSGLSVISSHLYISDTNNHAIRCVDLNNFTVTTMQFSGLCAPDICIPKNQDNLL, via the coding sequence ATGACTCCCCGCGTCAGAGCGCCAGAATTTCCCCAAAATTACACTTGGCTGAATACTGACAAACCTTTGTCCTTAAAACAACTTAGGGGTAGAGTTGTCATCTTAGACTTTTGGACATACTGCTGTATTAATTGCCTGCACATCCTACCAGACTTGAAATATCTCGAACATAAATATAAAGACAGCATTACAGTAATTGGTGTTCACTCCGCCAAGTTTGACAACGAACAAGAAACAGAAAATATCCGCCAAGCTATTTTGCGCCATGACATTGAACATCCAGTTTTAGTAGATCAAAATTTTCGTGTATGGCAAGAATATACTGTGCGTGCTTGGCCGATATTCATGATTATCGATCCAGAAGGTTATGTAGTTGGCTATGTTTCTGGCGAAGGTAAGCGTGAGGTTTTAGACGAGTTAATTGCAAAAGTAATTGAAGAACACCAGCAAAAAAGCACTATCAACTTTCAAGAAATTAACCATATTTTAGAAAAGCAGCAACAACCAATAATTTCACCCTTAGCTTTTCCTGGAAAAGTCTTAGCCACGCCAATAGGTTTATTCATCGCTGACTCTGGACATCACCGCTTAGTTATAAGTAACTTTGATGGCGAAGTTCTTCACATTATTGGTACAGGACAACCTGGCTTAACTGACGGTAGTTTTAGCGAAGCACAGTTTTCTGCACCACAGGGAATGGTATTTGATAGTGAAAATCAAATCCTATTTGTTACTGATACCGAAAATCATGCTTTGCGGCGAATTGATTTGCATCGCCAAATGGTCGAGACAATAGCAGGAACTGGAGAACAAAGCCGTAACATTCATCCTCATAGTGGTGTTGGTTTAGAAACTGCACTCAATTCTCCTTGGGATTTAGTCAAAAGTGGGAATACCTTATTTATTGCAATGGCGGGTTCTCATCAAATTTGGCAAATGAACTTAGCCACCAACATTATCAAAACCTATGCTGGTACAGGTGCAGAAGGTTGTGTTGATGGTTCACTAATAGAATCAGCTTTTGCTCAACCTAGTGGTATGACTACAGATGGACAAGAATTATATATTGCTGATAGTGAAATTAGTACAATTCGGAGTGTAGAAATTGTTGAACCATACCAAGTCACAACTATTTGCGGTAGTCAGCAGTTATTCGGTTTTGGCGACGTGGATGGACAAAGTACAGATGTAAGATTACAACACTGTATGGCGGTAGAATATGCGGAAAATTTTTTGTGGGTAGCAGATACATACAACCACAAAATTAAATTAGTTAGTCCCAGCACAGGTAATTGTCAAACAATTTTGGGTAATGGTTTAGCTGGTTTACAAAATGGTCAAGGTAAAAATAGCCGCTTTTTTGAACCTTCTGGATTGAGTGTTATAAGTTCACATCTATATATTAGTGATACCAACAATCACGCTATTCGCTGTGTTGATTTAAATAACTTTACAGTGACGACAATGCAATTTTCTGGTTTGTGTGCGCCAGATATATGTATTCCTAAGAATCAAGACAATCTGCTATAG
- a CDS encoding family 4 glycosyl transferase, translating into MNLYNSLKSLGIADPSGIGWLAVVFTFLFAWLVTWRLIPTVRKFALRVGWADQPNARRLNREPLPNAGGLAIYAGVIAALVLASLLRPIELQSVLAQVLTVLLGGSILVLVGFIDDQFGLPPSVRLWTQIITALLLVANGISIKVVFGTPIDSLLSMLITVLWVVGITNAINLMDGMDGLAGGISFITAMSLLAVSAQFPNKAAATLVLAALGGGALGFLRHNFHPSRIIMGDAGAYFFGYVLAATSILGDLQVTTVFSLVPTVLFLLLPVLDTTQVFLRRLLAGKNPLSTPGKDHLHHRLLAWGFSQSHAAFTLWTITLIGNLLAMHIRNMPLSVIVATSVSIIILLGFTVCQRILNNS; encoded by the coding sequence ATGAATCTATACAACTCCCTTAAGTCTCTGGGTATTGCCGACCCAAGCGGCATCGGCTGGTTGGCAGTAGTATTTACGTTTCTTTTTGCTTGGCTAGTGACATGGCGCTTAATACCCACAGTACGCAAGTTTGCCCTGCGGGTTGGTTGGGCTGACCAACCAAATGCGCGACGGCTAAATCGGGAACCTTTACCGAATGCTGGGGGTTTGGCTATTTATGCAGGAGTAATTGCCGCGTTAGTTCTTGCTAGTTTGTTACGACCAATTGAATTACAAAGTGTTTTGGCGCAGGTTTTAACTGTGCTACTAGGAGGCTCAATCCTAGTTTTAGTCGGCTTTATTGATGATCAGTTCGGTTTACCTCCTTCTGTGCGCTTGTGGACACAGATCATCACAGCCTTGTTGCTGGTAGCCAATGGCATCAGCATCAAAGTTGTGTTCGGCACGCCCATAGACTCACTGTTATCAATGTTGATTACAGTACTCTGGGTTGTTGGGATTACCAATGCCATCAATTTGATGGATGGAATGGATGGATTGGCTGGCGGGATCAGTTTTATTACCGCCATGAGTTTGTTGGCAGTTTCCGCCCAATTTCCTAACAAAGCGGCAGCAACCTTAGTTTTGGCAGCTTTAGGAGGTGGAGCTTTAGGTTTTTTACGCCACAACTTCCACCCCTCGCGCATCATTATGGGTGACGCGGGAGCATACTTTTTTGGCTATGTTTTAGCTGCGACCAGTATTTTAGGTGACTTGCAGGTAACTACAGTCTTTTCCTTAGTACCGACAGTTTTATTTTTGTTATTACCAGTCTTAGACACTACCCAAGTGTTTTTACGGCGACTATTAGCAGGAAAAAACCCCCTCAGTACTCCTGGCAAGGATCACCTACACCACCGTTTATTAGCTTGGGGGTTCTCGCAAAGTCACGCTGCATTTACTCTTTGGACAATTACCTTAATTGGCAACTTGCTGGCAATGCACATCCGAAATATGCCTTTGTCTGTCATAGTTGCTACCAGTGTGAGCATCATTATTTTGTTAGGCTTTACAGTTTGCCAAAGAATCTTAAATAATTCGTAA
- the psaA gene encoding photosystem I P700 chlorophyll a apoprotein A1 codes for MTISPPEREEKKARVIVDKDPVPTSFEKWALPGHFDRTLARGPKTTTWIWNLHALAHDFDTHTSDLEDISRKIFAAHFGHLAVVTIWLSGMIFHGAKFSNYEAWLSDPLNVRPSAQVVWPIVGQDILNGDVGGGFHGIQITSGLFQVWRGWGITNSFQLYCTAIGGLVLAGLFLFAGWFHYHKRAPKLEWFQNVESMLNHHLQVLLGCGSLGWAGHLIHVSAPINKLLDAGVAVKDIPLPHEFILNKSLLIDLFPGFAAGLTPFFTLNWGQYADFLTFKGGLNPVTGGLWLTDISHHHLAIAVLFIIAGHQYRTNWGIGHSIKEILENHKGPFTGEGHKGLYENMTTSWHAQLATNLAFLGSLTIIIAHHMYAMPPYPYLATDYATQLCIFTHHIWIGGFLIVGGAAHAAIFMVRDYDPVVNQNNVLDRVIRHRDAIISHLNWVCIFLGFHSFGLYIHNDTMRALGRPQDMFSDSAIQLQPVFAQWVQNLHTLAPGGTAPNALEPVSYAFGGGILAVGGKVAMMPIALGTADFLIHHIHAFTIHVTVLILLKGVLFARSSRLIPDKANLGFRFPCDGPGRGGTCQVSGWDHVFLGLFWMYNSLSIVIFHFSWKMQSDVWGTVDAAGNVSHITGGNFAQSAITINGWLRDFLWAQASQVINSYGSALSAYGLMFLGAHFVWAFSLMFLFSGRGYWQELIESIVWAHNKLKVAPAIQPRALSITQGRAVGVAHYLLGGIATTWAFFHAHILSVG; via the coding sequence ATGACGATTAGTCCTCCGGAGCGAGAGGAAAAGAAAGCCAGAGTGATAGTTGATAAAGACCCGGTACCAACCTCATTTGAAAAATGGGCATTGCCAGGACACTTCGACAGAACTCTAGCTAGAGGCCCCAAAACCACCACCTGGATTTGGAACCTCCACGCTCTCGCCCACGATTTTGATACTCATACAAGCGATTTAGAAGACATTTCCCGCAAGATATTTGCGGCTCACTTCGGACACCTGGCCGTTGTGACCATCTGGTTAAGCGGGATGATATTCCACGGCGCGAAGTTTTCTAACTACGAAGCCTGGTTAAGTGATCCGTTGAACGTGAGACCCAGTGCTCAAGTCGTTTGGCCCATTGTTGGACAAGACATTTTAAATGGTGATGTCGGTGGAGGATTCCACGGTATTCAGATCACCTCTGGCTTGTTCCAAGTATGGCGTGGCTGGGGTATCACTAACTCCTTCCAGCTTTACTGCACAGCGATTGGCGGCTTGGTATTAGCAGGCTTGTTCTTATTTGCTGGCTGGTTCCACTACCACAAACGCGCTCCCAAACTGGAATGGTTCCAGAATGTGGAGTCGATGTTGAACCACCACCTGCAAGTTCTACTAGGCTGCGGTTCCTTGGGATGGGCTGGACACTTAATTCACGTCTCCGCACCAATCAACAAGCTTTTGGATGCAGGGGTAGCTGTTAAAGATATCCCCTTACCTCATGAGTTCATTCTCAACAAGAGTTTGTTGATCGACCTATTCCCCGGCTTTGCGGCTGGTTTAACACCTTTCTTCACCTTGAACTGGGGTCAGTATGCTGACTTCTTGACCTTCAAGGGCGGTTTAAACCCTGTAACCGGTGGTCTGTGGCTGACTGATATTTCTCATCACCACCTAGCGATCGCTGTACTCTTCATCATTGCTGGTCATCAATACCGCACAAACTGGGGCATTGGTCACAGCATCAAAGAGATCCTCGAAAACCACAAAGGCCCCTTCACCGGGGAAGGTCACAAGGGTCTTTATGAGAACATGACCACCTCTTGGCACGCTCAATTAGCAACTAACCTTGCCTTCTTGGGTTCGCTGACAATCATCATCGCGCATCACATGTACGCGATGCCTCCCTATCCATATTTGGCGACTGACTACGCAACTCAGTTGTGTATCTTCACTCACCATATTTGGATCGGTGGATTCTTGATTGTAGGTGGTGCGGCTCACGCAGCCATCTTCATGGTGCGGGATTACGATCCAGTTGTGAACCAAAATAACGTTCTGGATCGGGTGATTCGTCACCGGGATGCAATTATTTCCCACCTGAACTGGGTTTGTATTTTCCTCGGCTTCCACAGCTTTGGTCTGTACATCCACAACGACACAATGCGTGCCTTGGGCCGTCCCCAAGACATGTTCTCTGACAGCGCAATTCAGTTGCAGCCAGTGTTTGCTCAATGGGTGCAAAACTTGCACACCTTGGCTCCTGGTGGCACAGCTCCCAATGCCTTAGAGCCTGTGAGTTATGCCTTTGGCGGCGGTATCTTGGCTGTAGGTGGTAAAGTCGCTATGATGCCCATCGCTTTGGGTACAGCTGACTTCTTGATTCACCACATCCATGCTTTTACCATCCACGTAACTGTTCTGATTCTGCTGAAAGGCGTACTGTTCGCTCGCAGCTCTCGCTTGATCCCCGATAAAGCCAACTTAGGTTTCCGCTTCCCCTGCGACGGCCCAGGCCGTGGTGGTACTTGCCAAGTTTCCGGCTGGGATCATGTGTTCCTCGGATTGTTCTGGATGTATAACTCCCTATCTATTGTGATTTTCCACTTCAGTTGGAAAATGCAATCTGATGTTTGGGGAACTGTAGACGCAGCTGGTAATGTGTCTCATATTACTGGTGGTAACTTTGCCCAAAGTGCCATCACTATCAACGGCTGGTTGCGAGACTTCTTGTGGGCGCAAGCTTCACAAGTAATCAACTCCTACGGTAGTGCTTTGTCTGCTTACGGATTAATGTTCCTAGGCGCTCACTTTGTTTGGGCATTCAGCTTAATGTTCCTGTTCAGTGGTCGTGGCTACTGGCAAGAACTAATTGAGTCCATTGTTTGGGCTCATAATAAACTGAAGGTAGCACCTGCAATCCAACCCCGCGCTCTGAGCATCACTCAAGGCCGTGCTGTTGGTGTAGCTCACTACCTCTTAGGAGGAATCGCTACCACCTGGGCATTCTTCCACGCACACATTCTTTCAGTAGGATAG